A stretch of Halostagnicola kamekurae DNA encodes these proteins:
- a CDS encoding DUF7521 family protein → MTQNVVRLDEAPLFEVLTVASLFLVALVGTVIAYQAFRGYRRNDSRSMLYLSVGLLLLTVCPFLINVFVTTVISPSQVVTVFLENVSRLLGLLSIMYSLYGRH, encoded by the coding sequence ATGACCCAAAACGTCGTCCGGCTGGACGAAGCACCGCTTTTCGAGGTGCTGACAGTCGCGAGTCTCTTCCTGGTGGCGCTCGTCGGAACGGTTATCGCCTATCAGGCCTTCCGCGGATACCGACGAAACGACAGCAGGTCCATGCTGTATCTCTCTGTCGGTCTCCTGTTGCTTACGGTTTGTCCGTTCCTGATCAACGTGTTCGTCACGACGGTCATCAGTCCGTCGCAGGTCGTCACGGTGTTCCTCGAGAACGTGAGTCGACTGCTCGGCTTATTGTCGATAATGTACTCGCTGTACGGGAGACATTGA
- the hisD gene encoding histidinol dehydrogenase has product MTMQERYVSELGPDDRAAFFQRDAGIESIRSDVREIVDRVREEGDVAVREFTERFDDVSVGNLEITDECERAYDALEEDLLEAIETAVANVEEFHEAQLPEDWRESFAPGRELGRRFRPIDRIGVYVPGGNAAYPSSAIMGIVPAVVAGVEHVSVVTPPADQLNPVTLAAIHAAGADAVYSVGGAQAIAALAYGTESVTRAQKIVGPGNRWVTAAKAEVRGDVAIDFLAGPSEVLVVADDTADPELVASELIAQAEHDPNASVVAITDDEEVGSEIVAALEAQTSEREREETIRAALSNDASGVLVARSMSEAILFAESYAPEHLSIIAADDEGVLERIDSAGSVFLGPATPVAAGDYASGTNHVLPTNGGARVTGGLSVETFLRSTTVQRLSESGLEDLGDTITALATAEGLEGHAESVRKRLDRD; this is encoded by the coding sequence ATGACCATGCAGGAGCGATACGTCTCCGAACTCGGACCCGACGATCGCGCCGCCTTTTTCCAGCGCGACGCCGGTATCGAGTCGATCCGATCCGATGTCCGGGAGATCGTCGACCGAGTTCGCGAAGAAGGCGACGTCGCCGTCCGCGAGTTCACCGAACGGTTCGACGACGTCTCGGTCGGGAACCTCGAGATCACGGACGAGTGCGAACGGGCCTACGACGCGCTCGAGGAGGACCTGCTCGAGGCGATCGAAACCGCCGTCGCGAACGTCGAGGAGTTCCACGAGGCACAACTACCCGAAGACTGGCGGGAGTCGTTCGCCCCCGGACGGGAACTTGGGAGACGATTTCGACCCATCGACCGCATCGGCGTCTACGTCCCCGGCGGAAACGCGGCCTATCCCTCGAGTGCGATCATGGGTATCGTGCCGGCGGTCGTCGCAGGCGTTGAGCACGTGTCGGTCGTCACGCCGCCGGCGGATCAACTTAACCCGGTCACGCTTGCAGCGATCCACGCCGCGGGCGCGGACGCGGTTTACAGCGTCGGCGGCGCGCAGGCAATCGCCGCGCTCGCGTACGGAACCGAGTCGGTCACGCGCGCTCAGAAAATCGTCGGGCCCGGGAACCGGTGGGTGACCGCGGCGAAAGCCGAGGTTCGCGGCGACGTCGCGATCGACTTTCTGGCGGGGCCGAGCGAGGTCCTCGTCGTCGCCGACGACACCGCAGACCCCGAACTCGTCGCGTCGGAACTGATCGCACAGGCAGAACACGACCCCAACGCCTCGGTCGTCGCGATCACGGACGACGAGGAGGTCGGGTCGGAAATCGTCGCGGCGCTCGAGGCCCAAACGAGCGAACGCGAGCGCGAGGAAACGATCCGCGCTGCGCTCTCGAACGATGCGAGCGGGGTCCTCGTGGCCCGTTCGATGAGCGAAGCGATCCTCTTTGCGGAATCGTACGCTCCCGAACACCTCTCGATTATCGCCGCCGACGACGAGGGGGTTCTCGAGCGAATCGACAGCGCCGGGAGCGTCTTTCTGGGACCGGCCACGCCGGTCGCGGCCGGCGACTACGCGAGCGGAACGAACCACGTCCTGCCGACCAACGGCGGTGCTCGCGTGACCGGCGGTCTGTCCGTCGAAACGTTCCTTCGATCGACGACCGTCCAGCGGCTCTCCGAATCTGGACTCGAAGATCTCGGCGACACCATTACGGCCCTCGCGACCGCGGAAGGGCTCGAGGGACACGCAGAGAGCGTTCGAAAACGGTTGGAT